From a single Caldicellulosiruptoraceae bacterium PP1 genomic region:
- a CDS encoding ABC transporter permease — protein sequence MMGTIRTLFRHKRFILGFVLFVMVLLFGFFGPILNQRNPFDTVGGLFTAPSEKYILGTDNLGRDVLTELMHGTKTSLIIGFLGGIIA from the coding sequence ATGATGGGGACAATAAGGACATTATTTAGGCACAAGAGATTTATATTAGGCTTTGTGTTATTTGTGATGGTGTTGTTGTTTGGATTTTTTGGGCCTATACTAAACCAAAGGAATCCATTTGATACAGTAGGAGGGCTTTTCACAGCACCATCAGAAAAATATATATTGGGGACAGATAACTTAGGGAGAGATGTACTAACAGAGTTAATGCATGGAACAAAGACATCGTTGATAATAGGGTTTTTAGGAGGGATAATAGCA
- a CDS encoding ABC transporter permease, producing MKSKFSKYILRKTGYYLLALYIAISLNFFLPRLIPGNPVQVIISQLTRGGSLQGDAVKRLYETYMKEFGLDKPIIMQYFAYLRNILRGDLGTSFMLYPGKVIDLIKEALPWTLGLQIPAILIGWIIGNLLGAFSAYKGKKFDGVVFTTSLVFSNIPYYCLAIILLYLFAVKWPVLPTGGGYDFGFMPSFSLDFIGNVLTHYILPFSSLVLVAIGGQAIGMRQMALYELTTDYVNYSRTLGLKDNKIIKYVFRNAMLPQVTGLALSFGTMMAGALITETVFSYPGVGSLLFSAVRQVDYPLIQGCTLFITVAVLLANFLVEIAYGFIDPRIRAAQEGER from the coding sequence ATGAAATCGAAGTTTAGCAAATATATATTAAGGAAGACAGGATACTACCTATTAGCGTTATATATAGCAATAAGTCTAAACTTTTTCTTACCGAGATTAATACCAGGCAATCCAGTGCAGGTAATAATAAGCCAGTTAACAAGAGGAGGAAGCCTGCAAGGTGATGCAGTAAAAAGGCTATATGAGACATACATGAAGGAGTTTGGGTTAGATAAGCCAATAATAATGCAGTATTTTGCATATTTAAGGAATATATTAAGAGGGGATTTAGGGACATCATTTATGCTTTATCCAGGCAAGGTAATAGATTTAATAAAAGAGGCATTGCCATGGACATTAGGACTGCAGATACCAGCAATATTGATAGGATGGATAATAGGGAACTTACTTGGAGCATTTAGTGCATACAAGGGAAAGAAGTTTGATGGAGTGGTATTTACAACATCATTGGTATTTTCAAACATACCCTATTACTGTTTAGCAATAATACTACTATACCTATTTGCAGTAAAATGGCCGGTGCTGCCAACAGGAGGAGGATATGACTTTGGATTTATGCCATCATTCTCATTAGACTTTATAGGGAATGTACTCACCCACTACATACTACCGTTTAGTTCGTTGGTGTTAGTAGCAATAGGTGGGCAGGCAATAGGAATGAGACAGATGGCGTTATATGAGCTTACAACCGACTATGTAAACTATTCAAGGACACTTGGGTTAAAGGATAATAAGATAATAAAGTATGTGTTTAGGAATGCAATGTTACCACAGGTAACAGGGCTTGCATTATCATTTGGAACAATGATGGCAGGGGCATTGATAACCGAGACAGTATTCTCATATCCTGGGGTAGGGAGCTTGTTGTTTTCAGCAGTAAGGCAGGTAGACTATCCATTGATACAAGGGTGTACGCTGTTTATAACAGTGGCAGTATTGTTAGCCAACTTTTTAGTAGAGATAGCATATGGGTTTATAGACCCAAGAATAAGAGCAGCACAAGAGGGTGAGAGATGA